GAGGTCGCGCGCAAGGGGCCCGGCTATCTGACCCAGGTCGGGCTCGGCACCTACGTCGATCCGGCGCATGGCGGCGGCCGTTTCACCGCCAGGGCGACCGAGGAACTGGTCAGAAAGGTGGAGTTCGACGGCAAACCCTATCTCTACTATCCCAGCTGGCCGATCGACGTGGCAATCGTTCGGGCGTCGACGGCCGACGAGCACGGCAACCTGTCCTTCGAGGACGAGGCGCTGGTCTCCTCGAACACCGGCCTCGTGCTCGCCGCCAAGGCCAGCGGCGGCCGGGTGATCGCCCAGGTCCGGCGGGTGACGGGGGCGGGGGAACGGCCGGCCTCCATGGTGATGATCCCCGGCATGTTCGTCGATGCGGTGGTGGTCGATCCGGACATGATGATGTCCACCGGCATACCGTTCGACTCCGCCTATTTCAGCGGGCAGCGATCCCCGTTGTCGGCGCTGCCGAAACCGGCCCAGAGCCCGGACAAGGTGATCGCCGCCCGTGCGGCGCGCGAGGTCGCCAAGCGCCAGCTGTCGATCTTCGGCTTCGGCGCCGCCGCCGATATTCCGCTGGTGATGGCGGAGCAGGGGCTGTTCGACGACGGCGCCCTCGACGACTACTGGTTCACGACGGAGCACGGCTCCTACGGCGGCGTCGTCATGTCCGGCTGGCAGTTTTCCGCCAACATCAACCCGGATGCCATTCTCGACGGACTCTACCAGTTCGACGCGATCGACGGCGGCCTCTGCGAGTTCGCCGCCCTGGCCTTCGCGCAATTCGACAGCCACGGTTCGGTCAATGTCAGCCGGTTCGGCGCAGCCAACCCTGGCGCCGGCGGGTTCATCGACATCGCTCAGAATGCCAAGCGTCTGGTCTTCACCGGCACCTTCACCACCGGCGGCCTTGATATCGCGATTGCCGACGGCCGTCTCGACATCCGGCAGGACGGCAAGATTTCGAAGTTCGTCCGCGATGCCGAAAGCGTGACCTATCGGGTGCTCGACGGCGTTCGTTACAGGGACCAGTCGGCACTCCTGGTAACCGAGCGCGCGGTCTTCCAGGTGACGTCCGACGGGCTGGTGCTCAGCGAGATTGCGCCGGGCGTCGATGTCCGCCGGCATGTGCTGGAGCGGATGGAGTATCAGCCCATCCAGATTCTCGACCCGCTGCCGGTCATGGACGCGGCCCTGTTTCGCTGAGCAAAAGCGACGGCGGCGACCGGACGTCACCGTAACCGGCGGCCATAGCGGCCGCCGGATGCGGCTTGCCGAGCGTCGGCTCCGCTGGTTTGCCCGTCTTTTTCAAAAAGCCAAAAGAATGGGGGTAGGAAACGATGCAGAGAAAGGCACTCTCTTGTCTGGCGGCGACCATATGCATGGTCTCCGCCGTGGCCCGGGCCGAGGTTGCCGGG
The Azospirillum sp. TSA2s DNA segment above includes these coding regions:
- a CDS encoding acyl CoA:acetate/3-ketoacid CoA transferase, whose protein sequence is MSKIVDVAEAVGGIADGATVASVGVIGWVTPDKVLKALGDRFRATGYPRNLTFYFPVGTGDAQGIRGMDHVAQEGLMKRIIAGSYINPLDPRTNRRPELMRLIRENRIEAYSWPIGASMHWLREVARKGPGYLTQVGLGTYVDPAHGGGRFTARATEELVRKVEFDGKPYLYYPSWPIDVAIVRASTADEHGNLSFEDEALVSSNTGLVLAAKASGGRVIAQVRRVTGAGERPASMVMIPGMFVDAVVVDPDMMMSTGIPFDSAYFSGQRSPLSALPKPAQSPDKVIAARAAREVAKRQLSIFGFGAAADIPLVMAEQGLFDDGALDDYWFTTEHGSYGGVVMSGWQFSANINPDAILDGLYQFDAIDGGLCEFAALAFAQFDSHGSVNVSRFGAANPGAGGFIDIAQNAKRLVFTGTFTTGGLDIAIADGRLDIRQDGKISKFVRDAESVTYRVLDGVRYRDQSALLVTERAVFQVTSDGLVLSEIAPGVDVRRHVLERMEYQPIQILDPLPVMDAALFR